A window of the Synergistaceae bacterium genome harbors these coding sequences:
- a CDS encoding Stealth CR1 domain-containing protein translates to MADNFRDDSCSDIDFVMPWVDGSDPEWQKQKAQYSTDGKSEVLDGDEARYRDWGILPYWFRAAEKYAPWVRRIHFITCGQIPKWLNLNHPKLHFVRHEDYIPHKWLPTFSSHPIELNMHRIEGLSEKFVYFNDDVFVRPDRALLILV, encoded by the coding sequence ATGGCCGATAATTTCCGGGATGATTCATGCTCAGACATAGATTTTGTGATGCCATGGGTTGACGGCTCAGACCCCGAGTGGCAGAAGCAGAAAGCGCAGTACAGCACGGACGGAAAATCGGAAGTCTTAGACGGGGATGAAGCTCGCTACCGGGACTGGGGCATTCTCCCGTACTGGTTCAGAGCCGCGGAGAAATACGCGCCGTGGGTCAGGAGGATTCATTTCATCACATGCGGCCAGATCCCCAAGTGGCTCAACCTGAATCACCCTAAACTACATTTTGTGAGGCATGAAGACTATATCCCGCATAAATGGCTTCCCACGTTCAGCTCACACCCGATAGAGCTTAACATGCACAGAATTGAAGGGCTGTCGGAAAAATTCGTGTACTTCAATGATGATGTATTCGTGCGCCCAGATAGGGCATTGTTGATATTAGTTTAA
- a CDS encoding leucine--tRNA ligase, whose product MPYNFADIESKWQERWNESRCFESHTDPSREKFFCLEMFPYPSGALHMGHIRNYSIGDLLARFHRKNGKNVLYTIGFDSFGMPAENAAIKYKTKPHDWTLSNIAYMTQQLKRMGYSYDWRREAITCLPDYYRWNQWIFLQMYKRGIVYQKEAPVNWCETCGTVLANEQVVDGGCWRCGNPVHKKSLKQWFIKITDYAQELLDDIEKELAEGWPRRVRIMQTNWIGRSEGARLSFRIPELDYNLEAFTTRFDTIFGVTFIALAPEHELVRKMMDSMNPDEAQKLAAFVKQVSSQSSIERSDAGAEKLGFRTPFYGVNPVNGKKIPIWVANYILIDYGTGSIMGVPAHDQRDFDFCRKYDIPIIPVINPEDGTKLDGATMAHAFEDDGIACNSGKFDGMKTADAIPAMIDWGEKEGICKREVNFKLRDWLISRQRYWGTPIPFVYCEKCGVVPVPEDQLPVRLPEDVEVKDVGRSPLLDLPDFLNTTCPHCGGPARREADTMDTFFCSSWYFDRYCSPGCEESPFRKSDVDYWMPVDQYIGGIEHACLHLIYARFFAKFLSDIGLTESREPFTRLLTQGMVIKDGAKMSKSLGNTVDPTEMVKKYGADTIRLFILFAAPPNNDLEWSDRNVEGAHRFLNRVWRYVEENAENLKQNEKIIPMSEIKSPALRELKRKIHTTIKSVTDDISAEKQFNTAIARLMELTNAIYSVSDDSPQAWDIKREAVDSLLNCLSPFCPHITEELWQMLGHDEMLCVSPWPVADESAMVQDSVTVVAQINGKMRGKFERPAGMDKDELAKSIMSEDFIAEKIAGKEIVKVITVPDKLVNIVVKG is encoded by the coding sequence ATGCCCTATAATTTTGCCGACATAGAATCAAAATGGCAGGAACGCTGGAATGAGTCCCGCTGTTTTGAGTCACATACAGACCCTTCACGGGAAAAATTTTTCTGCCTCGAAATGTTCCCGTACCCCTCCGGCGCGCTTCACATGGGACACATTCGGAACTACTCAATCGGAGACCTTCTCGCAAGATTTCACCGAAAGAACGGGAAAAATGTCCTCTACACAATCGGCTTTGACTCTTTCGGAATGCCCGCCGAGAATGCCGCAATAAAGTACAAGACAAAGCCGCACGACTGGACACTCTCGAATATCGCCTACATGACACAGCAGCTCAAGCGCATGGGCTACAGCTACGACTGGCGGAGAGAGGCAATTACCTGCCTTCCCGACTATTACCGCTGGAATCAGTGGATATTCCTGCAGATGTACAAGCGCGGGATAGTGTACCAGAAAGAAGCCCCGGTGAACTGGTGCGAGACCTGCGGGACTGTCCTGGCGAATGAGCAGGTTGTTGACGGAGGCTGCTGGCGGTGCGGGAATCCCGTCCACAAAAAGAGCCTCAAGCAGTGGTTCATCAAAATCACAGACTACGCGCAGGAATTGCTTGACGACATAGAGAAGGAATTAGCAGAAGGATGGCCGAGACGAGTCCGAATCATGCAGACGAATTGGATCGGACGCTCTGAGGGCGCGAGGCTGTCATTCAGAATCCCGGAGCTTGATTATAATCTTGAGGCATTCACAACGAGGTTTGATACAATTTTCGGCGTTACGTTCATAGCACTTGCCCCGGAACATGAATTAGTCCGCAAAATGATGGACTCAATGAATCCTGACGAGGCACAGAAGCTCGCGGCGTTCGTGAAACAAGTCTCTTCACAGTCATCAATAGAGCGTTCAGACGCGGGCGCGGAAAAACTCGGCTTCAGGACTCCTTTTTACGGCGTTAATCCCGTCAACGGCAAGAAGATTCCCATCTGGGTGGCAAATTATATCCTCATCGACTACGGAACGGGCTCGATTATGGGAGTCCCGGCACACGACCAGCGCGACTTTGATTTTTGCAGGAAGTACGATATTCCTATTATCCCCGTCATAAATCCTGAAGACGGCACAAAGTTAGACGGCGCGACAATGGCGCACGCATTCGAGGACGACGGCATAGCGTGCAACTCCGGGAAATTTGACGGCATGAAGACCGCTGACGCAATCCCGGCCATGATTGACTGGGGCGAAAAGGAGGGAATCTGCAAACGTGAGGTAAACTTCAAGCTCCGGGACTGGCTCATATCCCGCCAGCGTTACTGGGGGACTCCGATTCCGTTCGTCTACTGCGAGAAATGCGGAGTCGTTCCTGTCCCTGAAGATCAATTGCCTGTGAGACTGCCGGAAGATGTTGAAGTGAAAGACGTGGGACGCTCCCCGCTTCTTGACCTGCCTGACTTCCTCAACACTACCTGCCCTCACTGCGGAGGCCCTGCAAGGCGCGAGGCTGATACGATGGATACATTCTTCTGTTCGTCATGGTACTTTGACCGCTATTGTTCGCCCGGCTGTGAAGAGTCTCCGTTCAGGAAGTCCGATGTAGATTACTGGATGCCCGTTGACCAGTACATAGGCGGAATCGAACATGCCTGCCTTCACCTGATATACGCCCGGTTTTTCGCAAAATTCCTCAGCGACATAGGACTCACAGAATCCCGCGAGCCTTTTACACGTTTGCTGACTCAAGGAATGGTGATTAAGGACGGCGCGAAAATGTCAAAATCTCTTGGCAACACCGTAGACCCTACAGAGATGGTGAAAAAATACGGGGCTGACACGATTCGGCTGTTCATACTTTTTGCGGCTCCCCCGAATAATGATCTTGAGTGGTCAGACAGGAACGTAGAAGGCGCACACAGGTTCTTGAATCGTGTGTGGCGATATGTTGAGGAGAACGCCGAAAATCTCAAACAGAACGAGAAAATTATTCCCATGTCGGAAATAAAATCCCCGGCGTTACGGGAGCTGAAGCGGAAAATTCACACGACAATAAAGAGCGTTACAGATGACATTTCAGCGGAGAAACAGTTTAACACCGCCATAGCCAGACTCATGGAGCTTACGAACGCAATATACTCCGTCAGCGATGACTCCCCGCAGGCATGGGACATCAAGCGCGAGGCTGTAGACTCCCTGCTCAATTGCCTGTCGCCCTTCTGCCCGCACATTACCGAGGAATTGTGGCAGATGCTCGGACATGATGAGATGTTATGCGTTTCGCCGTGGCCTGTTGCTGACGAGTCCGCTATGGTTCAGGACAGTGTTACGGTTGTGGCTCAGATTAACGGGAAAATGCGCGGGAAATTTGAGCGTCCCGCAGGAATGGATAAGGACGAACTAGCAAAAAGCATAATGTCCGAGGACTTCATAGCCGAGAAAATCGCCGGAAAAGAAATCGTGAAGGTTATCACAGTCCCGGACAAGCTCGTGAATATTGTCGTCAAAGGTTAA
- a CDS encoding ester cyclase — MREIIERFRIMINTNDKKLAEELIAPGAEFQSLTSPEKLYGGSGYLSVVDFMRKSFSDIHWEIEDTVSEGNKIAVSWICSGTHDGNFMGIPASGKKFSFRTMNFYYLSEHGKIIKDVAAQGIAGLLDAIR; from the coding sequence TTGAGGGAAATAATAGAGCGTTTCAGAATCATGATTAACACGAACGACAAAAAACTTGCTGAGGAGCTTATCGCACCCGGCGCGGAATTTCAGAGCCTCACTTCGCCCGAAAAACTTTACGGCGGAAGCGGGTATTTATCTGTCGTGGATTTCATGCGGAAAAGTTTTTCTGATATTCACTGGGAGATTGAAGACACTGTTTCAGAGGGGAACAAAATCGCGGTGAGCTGGATTTGCTCAGGGACTCATGACGGCAATTTTATGGGCATTCCGGCAAGCGGCAAAAAGTTTTCATTCCGCACAATGAATTTCTACTATCTCAGCGAACACGGCAAAATCATAAAAGATGTGGCGGCGCAGGGGATAGCAGGCTTGCTTGACGCGATAAGGTGA